Proteins from a single region of Candidatus Delongbacteria bacterium:
- the gcvPB gene encoding aminomethyl-transferring glycine dehydrogenase subunit GcvPB has translation MPELIFEKSRPGAGSFTAATGGVNFGGLEPRLPQRGLRTRPLGLPEVVEGEVVRHYLGLSTLNHHVDKDFYPLGSCTMKYNPKVNDGLALLPGFTGLHPAQPAAEAQGALTLLWELGEALKTISGMDAVTLQPVAGAHGELTALFMIRAYHEKLGRPRRKVIIPDAAHGTNPASIAMSGYEVVQVKSAADGCMDLEALKALLDEDVAAFMITNPNTVGIFERHIVEINELVHAVGALSYMDGANLNALLGIVKPGELGFDIMHINLHKTFSVPHGGGGPGAGPLVVKQRLAPFLPGPLPVRAGEQVVWGEPGPDSIGPVHAYFGNFGALVRAYAYIRRLGARGLRRVSEYAILNANYVRVGLQDLYKVGFEGIPLHEVVFSAINQKRLGYKASHIAKRLLDFGLHAPTTYFPLIVPEALMVEPTETESRATLDRFIAAMRQIHRECEEKNPLLESAPNTTPVRKLDDVRAVKQPRLRWRKEQD, from the coding sequence ATGCCTGAGTTGATCTTCGAGAAATCCCGTCCCGGCGCCGGCAGCTTCACGGCGGCCACGGGCGGCGTGAATTTCGGCGGCCTGGAGCCGCGCCTGCCCCAGCGGGGCCTGCGCACGCGACCCCTGGGTCTGCCCGAGGTGGTGGAAGGCGAAGTGGTGCGCCACTACCTGGGCCTTTCCACGTTGAACCACCACGTGGACAAGGACTTCTACCCGCTGGGTTCCTGCACCATGAAGTACAACCCCAAGGTCAACGACGGACTGGCCCTTTTGCCCGGCTTCACGGGCCTGCATCCCGCGCAGCCCGCCGCCGAGGCCCAGGGGGCGTTGACCCTGCTCTGGGAGCTGGGCGAGGCCCTCAAGACCATCAGCGGCATGGACGCCGTGACCCTGCAGCCCGTGGCCGGCGCCCACGGCGAGCTGACCGCCCTGTTCATGATCCGCGCCTACCACGAAAAGCTGGGCCGGCCGCGCCGCAAGGTGATCATCCCCGACGCCGCCCACGGCACCAACCCTGCTTCCATCGCCATGTCGGGCTACGAGGTGGTCCAGGTGAAGAGCGCGGCCGACGGCTGCATGGATCTGGAGGCCCTGAAGGCCCTGCTGGACGAGGACGTGGCCGCCTTCATGATCACCAACCCCAACACGGTGGGGATCTTCGAGCGCCACATCGTGGAGATCAACGAGCTGGTGCACGCCGTGGGCGCCCTGAGCTACATGGACGGCGCCAACTTGAACGCCCTGCTGGGCATCGTCAAGCCCGGCGAGCTGGGCTTCGACATCATGCACATCAACCTGCACAAGACCTTCAGCGTGCCCCACGGCGGCGGCGGCCCGGGAGCCGGCCCCCTGGTGGTCAAGCAGCGGCTGGCGCCCTTCCTGCCCGGACCGCTGCCCGTGCGCGCCGGCGAGCAGGTGGTCTGGGGCGAGCCCGGCCCGGATTCCATCGGCCCCGTCCACGCCTACTTCGGCAACTTCGGCGCGCTGGTGCGGGCCTACGCCTACATCCGCCGGTTGGGCGCCCGCGGCCTGCGCCGCGTCTCCGAGTACGCGATCCTCAACGCCAACTACGTGCGCGTCGGCCTGCAGGACCTCTACAAGGTCGGCTTCGAGGGCATCCCCTTGCACGAGGTGGTGTTCAGCGCCATCAACCAGAAGCGGCTGGGCTACAAGGCCAGCCACATCGCCAAGCGCCTGCTGGACTTCGGCCTGCACGCGCCCACCACCTACTTCCCGCTCATCGTGCCCGAGGCCCTGATGGTCGAACCCACCGAGACGGAGAGCCGGGCCACGCTGGACCGCTTCATCGCGGCCATGCGCCAGATCCACCGCGAGTGCGAGGAAAAGAACCCGCTGCTGGAGAGTGCGCCGAACACCACGCCCGTCCGCAAGCTGGACGACGTGCGGGCCGTCAAGCAGCCGCGCCTGCGCTGGCGAAAGGAACAGGATTGA
- a CDS encoding helicase C-terminal domain-containing protein, with the protein MRPPTALLAALGLTRFVALDLETTGLEEDCEIIEIGLACYEAGQVASRISTLVKPSGPVPPRILHLTGIDPRKLKKAQPLEAVLDEVLAAIGDSPIVAHNLAFDQGVLQRCAARAGRAWRPLAAGLDTVPLARCLLPLNPSHRLAEVAATLAVPLENAHRALDDAEAAGEILLSLLQLGTGLELPLLRRLALLAGGTGDPQEGIFQGLLDWVKREGPGPAWRQAQPPCRVNVYECEGAGGAGESAFDATQWFGADGRLQAAVEGFRRRPQQEELAREVGLLLDAAPAEGKTACWVAEAATGTGKSFAYLLPAMLTGAARRDAGGGPVLVSTHTRNLQDQLFDKDIPRLGRLLRRPFRATVLKGRGNYLCQRRLERLLDEARERLSPADRLALLPVVSWAALTRSGDIEECTGFRAHQLPRLWSQVRSEGSACANPGCRGSAAQPEAPAVCWGARARLQAQASHLVVVNHSLLLADLGVDHGVLGSFDTLIVDEAHQFGRSADQHLRRSFSFALTEGRLRALHDPQGQGRGLLKQLRAAWSARDAALQQVEPGLRGLESVAEAVDAALEPVLRARAALAAVQKERHGAALQRSRYTQKERLKGENSPLRLLAEPCRQVEEGLAGLAGALRSCLGLLESAREENLLALVAELRGEQENLLEAAALLALLLEEDDEGGEAVTWSELHPVSLETTFIRLPVEAGPRLHETLWSGLRRVLFTSATLTVDSSFDWLLRRLGLDRLPEPARTLVFDSPFDLARQARCYVPTWLPEASGYSTDAFALELAKLLALTCEQFGRGTLVLFTSYTLLSRCQTALQAALDTERFPLLVQGLDGSRHELLDRFRQLGHAVLLGVDSFWEGVDVPGEALQILVMTKLPFDVPGEPLLDARSERIQRTGGNAFRDLSVPEAVIRFRQGFGRLIRHETDKGAFLLLDARVVRQEYGKVFLDSLPLPARPMLRPEDLQRELRNFFA; encoded by the coding sequence TTGAGACCTCCCACCGCCCTGCTGGCCGCCCTGGGGCTGACCCGCTTCGTCGCCCTGGACCTGGAGACCACGGGGCTCGAGGAGGATTGCGAGATCATCGAGATCGGCCTGGCCTGCTATGAAGCGGGCCAGGTCGCGTCCCGGATCTCCACGCTGGTGAAACCCTCCGGGCCCGTGCCGCCCCGCATCCTGCACCTGACCGGCATCGATCCGCGCAAGCTCAAGAAGGCCCAGCCGCTGGAGGCCGTCCTGGACGAGGTCCTGGCGGCCATTGGCGATTCACCCATCGTGGCCCATAATCTGGCCTTTGACCAGGGCGTGCTGCAGCGCTGCGCGGCCCGGGCCGGCCGAGCCTGGCGTCCGCTGGCGGCGGGGCTGGACACGGTGCCCCTGGCGCGCTGCCTGCTGCCGCTCAATCCCAGCCACCGGCTGGCCGAGGTGGCCGCCACCCTGGCCGTGCCGCTGGAGAACGCCCACCGCGCGCTGGACGACGCCGAGGCCGCCGGGGAAATCCTGCTCAGCCTGCTGCAGTTGGGAACGGGGCTGGAGCTGCCGCTGCTGCGACGTCTGGCCCTGCTGGCCGGCGGCACGGGCGATCCGCAGGAAGGGATCTTCCAGGGCCTGCTGGACTGGGTCAAGCGCGAGGGTCCGGGCCCGGCCTGGCGCCAAGCCCAGCCGCCCTGCCGGGTCAACGTCTACGAATGCGAAGGCGCGGGCGGGGCGGGGGAGTCCGCCTTTGACGCCACCCAGTGGTTTGGGGCCGACGGGCGCCTGCAGGCCGCCGTGGAGGGCTTTCGGCGCCGGCCCCAACAGGAGGAGCTGGCCCGCGAGGTGGGTCTGTTGCTGGACGCGGCTCCCGCGGAAGGGAAGACGGCCTGCTGGGTGGCCGAGGCCGCCACGGGCACGGGCAAATCCTTCGCCTACCTCCTGCCCGCCATGCTCACCGGCGCGGCGCGCCGGGACGCCGGCGGCGGCCCCGTGCTGGTCAGTACGCACACGCGCAACCTGCAGGACCAGCTTTTCGACAAAGACATCCCGCGGCTGGGCCGCCTGTTGCGCCGGCCCTTCCGCGCCACGGTGCTCAAGGGCCGGGGCAACTACCTCTGCCAGCGTCGGCTGGAGCGCTTGCTGGACGAGGCCCGCGAGCGGCTGTCGCCCGCCGACCGCCTGGCCCTGCTGCCCGTTGTGAGCTGGGCGGCCCTGACGCGCTCGGGCGACATCGAGGAGTGCACGGGTTTCCGGGCCCACCAGCTGCCGCGCCTCTGGAGCCAGGTGCGCAGCGAGGGCTCGGCCTGCGCCAACCCGGGCTGCCGCGGCTCGGCCGCCCAACCCGAGGCCCCGGCCGTCTGCTGGGGCGCCCGCGCCCGCCTGCAGGCCCAGGCTTCGCACCTGGTGGTGGTCAATCACAGCCTGCTCTTGGCCGACCTGGGCGTGGACCACGGCGTGCTGGGCAGCTTCGACACCTTGATCGTCGACGAAGCCCACCAGTTCGGCCGCAGCGCCGATCAGCACCTGCGGCGCAGTTTCTCCTTCGCCCTGACCGAGGGGCGTCTGCGGGCCCTGCATGATCCCCAGGGCCAGGGGCGCGGCCTGCTCAAACAGTTGCGCGCCGCCTGGAGCGCGCGGGACGCCGCCCTCCAGCAGGTGGAGCCCGGCCTGCGCGGGCTGGAGTCCGTGGCCGAGGCCGTGGACGCCGCGCTGGAACCCGTGTTGCGGGCCCGCGCCGCCCTGGCCGCCGTGCAGAAGGAGCGCCACGGTGCGGCCCTGCAGCGTTCGCGCTACACGCAGAAGGAGCGCCTGAAGGGCGAGAATTCCCCCCTGCGCCTGTTGGCCGAGCCCTGTCGCCAGGTGGAGGAGGGGCTGGCCGGACTGGCCGGCGCCCTGCGCAGCTGCCTGGGGCTGCTGGAGTCGGCCCGCGAGGAAAACCTGCTGGCCCTGGTGGCCGAGCTGCGCGGCGAGCAGGAGAACCTGTTGGAGGCCGCGGCCCTGCTGGCTCTGCTGCTCGAGGAGGACGACGAAGGCGGCGAGGCCGTCACTTGGAGCGAGCTGCATCCGGTGAGCCTGGAGACCACATTCATCCGCCTGCCCGTGGAGGCCGGTCCGCGCCTGCACGAAACGCTCTGGAGTGGCCTGCGGCGCGTGCTCTTCACCAGCGCCACGCTGACGGTGGACAGTTCCTTCGACTGGCTGCTGCGCCGGCTGGGCCTGGACCGGCTGCCCGAGCCCGCCCGCACCCTGGTCTTCGACAGCCCTTTCGACCTGGCGCGCCAGGCCCGCTGCTACGTGCCCACCTGGCTGCCCGAGGCTTCGGGCTACTCCACCGATGCGTTCGCACTTGAACTGGCGAAACTGCTGGCCCTGACCTGCGAGCAGTTCGGGCGCGGCACGCTCGTGCTGTTCACCAGCTACACGCTGCTCAGCCGCTGCCAGACAGCTCTCCAGGCGGCCCTGGACACGGAGCGCTTCCCGCTGCTCGTGCAGGGCCTGGACGGCTCGCGCCACGAACTGCTGGACCGCTTCCGCCAACTGGGCCACGCCGTGCTGCTGGGGGTGGATTCCTTCTGGGAGGGCGTGGACGTGCCCGGCGAAGCCCTGCAGATCCTGGTGATGACCAAGCTGCCCTTCGACGTGCCGGGCGAGCCGCTGCTGGACGCGCGCAGCGAGCGCATCCAGCGCACGGGCGGCAACGCCTTCCGCGACCTGAGCGTGCCCGAGGCGGTGATCCGCTTCCGCCAGGGTTTCGGCCGGCTGATCCGCCACGAGACGGACAAGGGTGCCTTCCTGCTGCTGGACGCCCGGGTGGTGCGCCAGGAATACGGCAAGGTCTTCCTGGACAGCCTGCCGCTGCCCGCGCGGCCCATGTTGCGGCCGGAGGACTTGCAGCGCGAGCTGCGCAACTTCTTTGCCTAG
- the mce gene encoding methylmalonyl-CoA epimerase, which translates to MKIDRVDHIGIAVPSLDAAQPFWEDSLGLVFHGREYVADQQVTVAMGAAGETHIELLEPADPASPIARFLEKNRPGIHHIALHVDNLEEALARLTAQGATLIDQVPRLGAGGKRIAFVHPKSTSGVLLELCEG; encoded by the coding sequence ATGAAGATCGATCGCGTGGACCACATCGGGATCGCGGTGCCCAGCCTGGACGCCGCCCAGCCCTTCTGGGAGGATAGTCTGGGCCTGGTCTTCCACGGCCGCGAATACGTGGCCGACCAGCAGGTGACCGTGGCCATGGGCGCCGCGGGGGAGACGCACATCGAACTGCTGGAGCCCGCCGACCCGGCCAGTCCCATCGCGCGCTTCCTGGAGAAGAACCGCCCGGGCATCCACCACATCGCCCTGCACGTGGACAATCTGGAGGAGGCGCTGGCCCGCCTCACGGCCCAGGGCGCCACTTTGATTGATCAAGTGCCGCGGCTGGGCGCCGGCGGCAAACGCATCGCCTTTGTCCATCCGAAAAGCACGTCGGGCGTGCTGCTCGAACTCTGCGAAGGCTGA